One Halobacterium zhouii genomic region harbors:
- a CDS encoding DUF7545 family protein yields MNDATFTIEDADGNTDELTLPAELVEVFSEEDDESDAQVVGDISLMAFTQRAHMLVAHGEEEPSKELEEIEAATMERFEERFGMTFGEATGHQH; encoded by the coding sequence ATGAACGACGCGACGTTCACCATCGAGGACGCAGACGGCAACACCGACGAACTCACACTCCCCGCCGAACTGGTCGAGGTGTTCTCCGAGGAAGACGACGAATCCGACGCGCAGGTCGTCGGAGACATCTCCCTGATGGCGTTCACCCAGCGCGCGCACATGCTCGTCGCGCACGGCGAGGAGGAACCGAGCAAGGAACTCGAGGAGATCGAGGCGGCGACGATGGAACGATTCGAGGAGCGCTTCGGGATGACGTTCGGTGAGGCGACCGGCCACCAGCACTGA
- the grxC gene encoding glutaredoxin 3 codes for MSDEPRVEIYTKTDCPYCEKAKDLFDAKGVDYVTYNVTGDEERFEEMTERADGRETAPEVFVDDELVGGWDDTHELDQSGELDEMLGLAADGGDQDDVEEHRRLVIAGTGIAALTAGIYAARSNNEPLLLEGDEPGGQLTLTTEVENYPGFPEGISGPDLINEMKAQAERFGADLEHGVVESVDDSVRPFRVELSDGTAYTADAVIAASGASARTLGIPGEDELMGYGVSTCATCDGAFFKGEDMVVVGGGDAAAEEADFLTKFADTVYLVHRRDELRAEDYWEERLQKNVENGDIEVLWNTEAVEIHGSADGGVDKVSLVSHPEGHPTAKLDGEETEQLSLDVGAFFVAIGHTPNTEYLEDTDVELDDEGYVQTRGGVGGDQTATDVDGIFAGGDVVDFHYQQAVTAAGMGCKAALDADEYLERAADVSAEEGGEAAPADD; via the coding sequence ATGAGCGACGAGCCTCGCGTAGAAATCTACACGAAGACAGACTGTCCGTACTGCGAGAAGGCCAAGGACCTCTTCGACGCGAAAGGCGTCGATTACGTGACGTACAACGTGACGGGTGACGAGGAGCGTTTCGAGGAGATGACAGAGCGCGCCGATGGTCGGGAGACCGCGCCAGAGGTGTTCGTCGACGACGAACTCGTGGGTGGGTGGGACGACACCCACGAACTCGACCAGTCCGGGGAACTCGACGAGATGCTGGGGCTGGCGGCCGACGGCGGCGACCAGGACGACGTCGAGGAGCACCGCCGTCTCGTCATTGCGGGGACGGGTATCGCGGCGCTCACCGCGGGCATCTACGCGGCGCGGTCGAACAACGAGCCGCTGCTGCTGGAGGGCGACGAGCCGGGCGGCCAGCTCACGCTCACCACGGAAGTAGAGAACTACCCGGGGTTCCCGGAGGGCATCTCGGGGCCAGATCTCATCAACGAGATGAAGGCCCAGGCCGAGCGCTTCGGCGCGGACCTGGAGCACGGCGTCGTGGAGTCAGTCGACGACTCGGTGCGGCCGTTCCGCGTGGAGTTGTCGGACGGCACCGCGTACACGGCGGACGCGGTCATCGCGGCGTCCGGTGCGAGCGCGCGCACGCTCGGCATCCCGGGCGAGGACGAACTGATGGGGTACGGCGTCTCCACGTGTGCGACCTGCGACGGCGCGTTCTTCAAGGGCGAGGACATGGTCGTCGTGGGCGGCGGCGACGCGGCGGCCGAGGAGGCCGACTTCCTGACGAAGTTCGCGGACACCGTCTACCTCGTCCACCGTCGTGACGAACTGCGCGCCGAGGACTACTGGGAGGAACGACTCCAGAAGAACGTCGAGAACGGGGATATCGAGGTGCTGTGGAACACGGAGGCCGTGGAGATCCACGGGTCGGCGGACGGCGGCGTCGACAAGGTCTCGCTGGTCAGCCACCCCGAAGGTCATCCGACCGCGAAACTCGACGGTGAGGAGACCGAGCAGTTGTCCCTCGACGTCGGCGCGTTCTTCGTGGCCATCGGCCACACGCCGAACACGGAGTACCTCGAGGACACGGACGTCGAACTCGACGACGAAGGGTACGTCCAGACCCGCGGCGGCGTGGGCGGCGACCAGACGGCGACGGACGTCGACGGCATCTTCGCGGGCGGCGACGTGGTGGACTTCCACTACCAGCAGGCCGTCACCGCCGCTGGAATGGGCTGTAAGGCGGCGCTGGACGCCGACGAGTACCTCGAACGCGCGGCGGACGTGTCCGCGGAGGAGGGCGGCGAGGCGGCGCCGGCGGACGACTGA
- a CDS encoding methyltransferase, whose protein sequence is MAAHARIDQDPGTRVVGVRRAPYELALDARVDRGPSTFAFRTADGVCSKQAFRDAELLLVDALWTADPSDLLVAQGNYGVVATVLASVADAVQTTESSARAAALCERNAAANGADVPVTLATDPGALDATFDAAAYAPKPYTPLQVGNQRIAHALDRLRPGSRLYVAAMRNAGASRYASTLEHLAGSVDTLDERNGCQLLAATRPEQFAPAELAGDRELTPTVDGVSLSLVTAPGVFAASALDHGTRLLLETARVEDGERVLDLCCGYGAAGAYAARAADCEVWLTDDDRVATECAERSLAASGVDGTVVTADCLAGVRDQTFDTILSNPPTHAGDDVLQELLDGASDVLAPGGDCWLVHHRDLDLRPKLGAFEAVERVADGDEHVVLHAT, encoded by the coding sequence ATGGCCGCCCACGCCCGCATCGACCAGGACCCCGGAACGAGGGTGGTCGGCGTGAGACGCGCGCCGTACGAACTCGCGCTCGACGCCCGCGTCGACCGCGGCCCGTCGACGTTCGCGTTCCGTACCGCGGACGGCGTCTGCTCGAAGCAGGCGTTCCGCGACGCCGAACTCCTGCTCGTCGACGCGCTCTGGACCGCGGACCCGAGTGACCTGCTCGTCGCCCAGGGGAACTACGGCGTCGTCGCCACCGTCCTGGCCAGCGTCGCGGACGCCGTCCAGACGACCGAATCGAGCGCCCGGGCAGCCGCGCTCTGCGAGCGGAACGCCGCGGCGAACGGCGCCGACGTGCCCGTCACGCTGGCTACGGACCCTGGCGCGCTCGACGCCACGTTCGACGCCGCCGCGTACGCACCGAAGCCGTACACGCCCCTCCAGGTAGGGAACCAGCGCATTGCGCACGCGCTCGACCGACTCCGGCCCGGCAGCCGACTCTACGTTGCCGCCATGCGGAACGCGGGGGCGTCCCGGTACGCGTCCACGCTGGAGCACCTCGCAGGCAGTGTCGATACGCTCGACGAGCGCAACGGCTGCCAGTTGCTCGCTGCGACCCGTCCGGAGCAGTTCGCCCCGGCCGAACTAGCCGGTGACCGCGAACTCACCCCCACCGTCGACGGCGTGTCGCTCTCGCTGGTCACGGCGCCGGGCGTGTTCGCCGCGTCCGCACTCGACCACGGCACTCGACTCCTGCTGGAGACGGCGCGAGTCGAGGACGGCGAGCGCGTCCTCGACCTCTGCTGTGGCTACGGCGCCGCCGGCGCGTACGCCGCGCGCGCCGCCGACTGCGAGGTCTGGCTGACCGACGACGACCGCGTCGCCACCGAGTGCGCGGAGCGAAGCCTCGCCGCGAGCGGCGTCGACGGCACCGTCGTCACCGCTGACTGCCTCGCCGGCGTCCGCGACCAGACGTTCGACACTATCCTCTCGAATCCGCCGACGCACGCCGGTGACGACGTGCTCCAGGAACTGCTCGACGGCGCCAGCGACGTGCTCGCCCCGGGCGGCGACTGCTGGCTCGTCCACCATCGCGACCTCGACCTCAGACCGAAACTCGGCGCGTTCGAGGCGGTCGAGCGCGTTGCTGACGGAGACGAACACGTCGTACTCCACGCGACCTGA